From Endozoicomonas sp. 8E, the proteins below share one genomic window:
- a CDS encoding TIGR02281 family clan AA aspartic protease encodes MKSVFSFRVIAGVFTSLLLFFSHSSHAVNVRVVALFPDKALVFIDGERQFLKVGQQPVKGVQLIDASSRKARLEINGVAKDYFLSRDMGNGIQSPELLTFRINRSNDGQYLAQGVINNNPVQVLIDTGANVVAINSATADRLGIRYRDGSAVRVETASGVVRGFRVMLGFVSVGGIRVVNVEATVIEGGSPENVLLGMSYLKNIRFSEEGGVMTLEAPY; translated from the coding sequence ATGAAATCAGTATTCTCTTTCAGGGTGATTGCTGGGGTGTTTACCAGCCTGTTGTTGTTTTTTTCACACTCTTCCCACGCCGTCAATGTCAGGGTAGTGGCCCTGTTTCCAGACAAAGCTCTTGTCTTCATTGATGGTGAGCGTCAATTTCTTAAGGTTGGTCAACAACCGGTAAAAGGTGTCCAACTGATCGACGCCAGCAGTCGAAAAGCCCGGCTCGAAATCAATGGTGTAGCGAAAGATTATTTTCTCAGTCGCGATATGGGTAACGGCATTCAATCGCCGGAGCTTTTGACGTTTCGAATCAACAGAAGCAATGATGGGCAGTACCTTGCCCAGGGTGTCATTAACAATAATCCGGTTCAGGTGCTGATCGATACCGGAGCGAATGTTGTCGCCATCAACAGTGCCACGGCTGACCGTCTTGGTATCCGCTACAGGGATGGCAGTGCGGTTCGTGTCGAAACGGCCAGTGGCGTCGTCAGAGGTTTTCGGGTGATGCTGGGTTTTGTGTCCGTCGGTGGTATACGGGTTGTCAATGTTGAAGCGACGGTCATTGAAGGCGGCAGCCCTGAAAACGTGTTACTGGGCATGAGTTATCTGAAGAATATCCGATTCAGTGAAGAAGGCGGGGTCATGACACTGGAGGCTCCATATTAA
- the dxs gene encoding 1-deoxy-D-xylulose-5-phosphate synthase, with amino-acid sequence MFHEIPKTKPDTPLLDQVNTPEQLRQLDRTDLPQLARELREFLLYSVGRVGGHFGAGLGVVELTVALHYLFDTPHDRLVWDVGHQTYPHKIITGRKDKMSTLRQKDGLAAFPKREESEFDTFGVGHSSTSISAAMGMATSARLKGEKRRTVAVIGDGSMTAGMAYEAMNHAADLKANMLVILNDNDMSISKSVGGLSNYLTKILSSRTYHHIREGSKKVLNGIPHAWELARRTEEHMKGMIIPGTLFEEMGFNYFGPIDGHDLPMLLHTLENLKDLDGPQFLHVVTRKGKGFTPAEKDPIGYHAITKLEPSSKASEDKPSLPKKPKYCNVFGQWLCDMAAKDDKLVGITPAMCEGSDLIRFADRYPDRYFDVAIAEQHAVTLAAGMACEGMKPVVAIYSTFLQRAYDQLIHDVAVQKLNVLFAIDRAGMVGEDGPTHGGCFDIAYLRCVPEMLVMTPSDEDETRRMLSTGYQYQGPASVRYPRGTGPGVAISESLETMTIGKGEVRRQGQQVAILSFGTLLQNALQVADELDATVANMRFVKPLDKELIQQLAKDHELLVTLEEGCIAGGAGSAVSEFLNEHGINVPIMQLGIPDDYIEAASHKQQLAECGLDAGGIKRSILKRMSRSLKSAIKIAHVTPA; translated from the coding sequence ATGTTTCACGAAATACCCAAGACAAAACCTGATACTCCGCTGTTGGATCAGGTCAATACTCCTGAACAGCTGCGCCAACTTGATAGAACAGATCTGCCCCAGCTGGCCCGGGAGCTCAGAGAATTTCTGCTCTACTCGGTTGGTCGGGTAGGTGGGCACTTTGGTGCCGGGCTGGGTGTTGTTGAACTGACTGTCGCCCTGCACTATCTCTTCGATACCCCCCATGATCGCCTGGTATGGGACGTGGGCCATCAGACCTATCCCCATAAAATAATCACTGGCCGCAAAGACAAAATGAGCACCCTTCGTCAGAAAGACGGTCTGGCTGCGTTTCCAAAAAGAGAAGAAAGCGAGTTTGATACTTTTGGCGTAGGTCACTCCAGTACGTCTATCAGTGCCGCAATGGGCATGGCGACCAGCGCCCGACTGAAAGGAGAAAAACGTCGTACCGTTGCAGTGATTGGCGATGGCTCCATGACTGCCGGGATGGCTTATGAAGCCATGAACCATGCCGCCGACCTCAAGGCCAACATGCTGGTTATTTTAAACGACAATGACATGTCCATTTCAAAAAGCGTGGGCGGCTTGTCGAATTATCTGACCAAAATCTTATCCAGCAGGACCTATCACCATATTCGGGAAGGCAGCAAGAAAGTACTTAATGGCATACCCCATGCCTGGGAGCTGGCGCGCAGGACCGAAGAACACATGAAGGGAATGATCATTCCCGGCACACTGTTCGAAGAAATGGGTTTTAACTATTTTGGTCCTATTGACGGCCACGACCTGCCCATGTTGCTGCACACTCTTGAGAACCTCAAAGATCTGGACGGTCCTCAGTTCCTGCACGTAGTAACCCGCAAGGGTAAGGGCTTCACACCCGCAGAAAAAGACCCTATTGGTTATCACGCCATCACCAAACTGGAACCCAGCTCCAAAGCCAGTGAAGACAAACCCAGTCTTCCCAAAAAGCCCAAGTACTGTAATGTCTTTGGTCAATGGCTCTGCGACATGGCAGCAAAAGACGACAAACTGGTAGGTATTACCCCGGCCATGTGTGAAGGCTCGGACCTGATTCGCTTTGCTGATCGCTACCCGGATCGCTATTTTGATGTCGCCATTGCCGAACAGCACGCAGTGACTCTGGCTGCTGGTATGGCTTGTGAGGGGATGAAGCCCGTCGTAGCGATATACTCTACTTTCCTGCAAAGAGCCTACGATCAGCTGATTCACGACGTTGCTGTTCAAAAGCTGAATGTTCTTTTCGCCATCGACCGGGCAGGCATGGTTGGCGAAGACGGCCCGACTCATGGCGGCTGTTTCGATATTGCCTACCTGCGCTGTGTACCTGAAATGCTGGTTATGACGCCTTCTGATGAAGATGAAACCCGTCGTATGCTCTCTACAGGTTACCAGTATCAGGGACCGGCTTCTGTCCGTTACCCAAGAGGAACCGGACCCGGTGTCGCGATCAGTGAAAGTCTGGAAACCATGACAATCGGTAAAGGAGAAGTTCGTCGTCAGGGACAACAAGTAGCTATTCTCTCTTTCGGCACTTTGCTGCAGAACGCTCTGCAAGTCGCTGACGAACTGGACGCCACTGTCGCAAACATGCGCTTTGTCAAACCACTGGATAAAGAGCTCATTCAACAACTGGCCAAAGATCATGAACTACTGGTCACTCTGGAAGAAGGCTGCATTGCCGGTGGAGCCGGATCAGCCGTTTCCGAGTTCCTGAACGAGCATGGCATCAATGTGCCCATCATGCAGCTGGGCATTCCGGATGACTACATCGAAGCCGCCAGTCACAAACAACAACTGGCCGAGTGTGGACTGGATGCCGGGGGCATCAAACGATCCATTTTGAAACGCATGAGCCGGAGCCTGAAAAGCGCGATTAAGATCGCCCACGTCACACCAGCCTGA
- a CDS encoding GNAT family N-acetyltransferase: protein MEIRKAQRSDAHRAFELRTLAIRSECKGHYSDEALARWTEGSATEKFMNDVEQNFHVVMMKGEVAGTGMIDIGNGMVDAIFVDPRFMRVGVARRMMTHLEQIAREAGLPEMKLNSTLNAAAFYRRCGFDGDAVSTYHSPRGFQLDCIPMTKNLSEAAY, encoded by the coding sequence ATGGAAATAAGAAAAGCACAACGCAGCGATGCCCATAGGGCTTTTGAGCTTCGAACTCTGGCGATACGTTCTGAATGCAAAGGCCATTACAGTGATGAAGCTCTGGCTCGTTGGACTGAAGGTTCTGCCACTGAGAAATTTATGAATGACGTTGAGCAGAATTTTCATGTTGTGATGATGAAAGGTGAAGTGGCCGGTACAGGAATGATTGATATCGGGAACGGCATGGTCGATGCCATCTTTGTGGACCCCCGATTTATGAGAGTGGGCGTTGCCCGCAGGATGATGACTCATCTGGAACAGATTGCGAGGGAAGCCGGTCTACCTGAAATGAAGCTGAATTCAACATTGAATGCAGCCGCCTTTTATCGGCGTTGTGGTTTTGACGGAGATGCAGTATCGACTTATCATTCTCCCAGAGGGTTTCAGCTGGATTGCATTCCCATGACTAAAAACCTCTCTGAAGCTGCCTACTGA
- a CDS encoding sodium:alanine symporter family protein — MNDFISASNNLLWGSILIYLLLGAGILFTIRTRFVQFRRFGMAAKTMMGSRRTHSQRQISAFQAFCTSLAARIGTGNIAGVAVAIYLGGPGAIFWMWLIALLGMATSFSENTLAQIYKTNNGDGTYRGGPAYYMQKALGQRWMGVAFSISLIIAFGFAFNSVQSNSIAAAFSDYNIAPEYIGAGLVVVSGIVIFGGIRSIAKVAEMIVPVMALGYLAVALVIVAMNVSELPAVFTLIFKSAFGLETAMGGGVGYMVSQAMMQGIKRGLFSNEAGMGSAPNAAATAHSTHPVSQGMMGMLGVFIDTIVVCTATAAIILMSGMLEPGNGLTGVALTQAALSSEIGPLGGHLIAVAILLFAFTSIIANYYYGESNLLFIKNSKPLLVIYRVAVLVMVFWGSVGNLPAVWAFADLSMGIMALINITAILLLSGIVVQVLKDFDEQVADGVVPVFNRKKFPLLDKTMDKDVWQEHNAGEARPYPIPKVKIQTATE; from the coding sequence ATGAACGATTTCATTTCTGCCTCGAATAATCTTCTTTGGGGAAGTATCCTGATTTACCTGCTGCTTGGAGCCGGTATTTTATTCACCATTCGTACCCGCTTCGTGCAGTTTCGCCGCTTCGGTATGGCCGCGAAAACCATGATGGGAAGTCGCAGAACCCACTCCCAGCGCCAGATTTCTGCGTTCCAGGCATTCTGCACCAGTCTTGCAGCCCGAATAGGTACTGGTAATATCGCCGGTGTTGCCGTTGCCATCTATCTGGGTGGACCCGGTGCTATCTTCTGGATGTGGCTGATCGCCCTGCTGGGTATGGCGACCAGCTTTTCAGAAAACACTCTCGCCCAGATCTACAAAACCAACAATGGCGATGGCACCTATCGCGGAGGTCCCGCTTACTATATGCAAAAAGCGTTGGGTCAGCGCTGGATGGGCGTTGCTTTTTCCATCTCCCTGATTATCGCATTCGGATTTGCTTTCAACAGTGTTCAGTCCAACTCTATTGCGGCTGCTTTTTCGGATTATAACATTGCTCCTGAGTACATCGGTGCAGGTCTGGTAGTAGTCAGCGGCATTGTTATCTTTGGCGGCATTCGTTCCATCGCCAAAGTCGCTGAAATGATTGTTCCTGTCATGGCTCTGGGCTACCTGGCTGTGGCTCTTGTGATCGTTGCCATGAATGTCTCTGAACTGCCTGCTGTATTCACTCTGATTTTCAAGAGTGCTTTCGGTCTTGAAACAGCTATGGGTGGCGGTGTTGGCTACATGGTTTCTCAGGCGATGATGCAAGGTATCAAGCGCGGTCTGTTCTCCAACGAAGCGGGTATGGGAAGCGCACCTAACGCTGCAGCAACTGCTCACTCCACTCACCCGGTTAGCCAGGGCATGATGGGGATGCTGGGGGTATTTATAGACACTATCGTCGTATGTACAGCCACGGCTGCTATCATCCTGATGTCCGGCATGCTGGAACCGGGCAATGGCCTGACCGGCGTTGCATTGACTCAGGCTGCCTTGTCCAGTGAGATAGGCCCTTTGGGTGGACACCTGATTGCAGTAGCCATTCTGCTCTTTGCTTTCACTTCCATCATTGCCAACTATTACTACGGTGAGTCCAACCTGCTGTTTATCAAAAACAGCAAGCCGCTGCTGGTGATTTATCGAGTAGCTGTGCTGGTTATGGTGTTCTGGGGCTCTGTTGGCAATCTGCCTGCCGTTTGGGCTTTTGCTGATCTGTCCATGGGTATCATGGCCCTGATTAACATTACCGCTATTCTGTTACTGTCAGGTATCGTTGTGCAGGTTCTGAAAGACTTTGATGAGCAGGTGGCTGACGGCGTTGTCCCGGTATTTAACCGTAAGAAGTTTCCATTGCTTGATAAGACCATGGATAAAGACGTATGGCAGGAGCACAATGCTGGCGAAGCTCGACCATACCCTATCCCGAAAGTGAAGATCCAGACGGCTACTGAATAA
- a CDS encoding nuclear transport factor 2 family protein, whose protein sequence is MNAKVMTYQQKVQLFCDALQIVLAKHDTSKVTDYFTEDAVIIINERRLEGSRQICERLQWIKEHTRSVDISVHRIFFDGDRGFDHHTSRVTSNEGSTALFKIFGYIEMRDNKISLYEDVTIQMEGEEAMHLATSVQQ, encoded by the coding sequence ATGAATGCAAAGGTAATGACTTATCAGCAAAAAGTGCAACTTTTCTGTGATGCTCTACAAATTGTCCTGGCAAAGCATGACACCTCAAAAGTGACTGATTATTTTACGGAGGACGCCGTCATAATCATCAATGAAAGACGTCTGGAGGGCAGCCGGCAAATTTGCGAACGATTACAGTGGATAAAGGAGCATACCAGGAGCGTAGATATTTCTGTGCATCGGATTTTTTTTGACGGTGACCGGGGGTTCGATCACCACACCTCCAGAGTGACCTCTAATGAGGGCTCTACCGCCCTGTTTAAAATATTTGGCTATATAGAGATGCGCGACAATAAAATATCACTGTATGAAGATGTAACCATTCAGATGGAAGGTGAAGAAGCTATGCATTTAGCGACATCTGTTCAGCAATAG
- a CDS encoding succinylglutamate desuccinylase/aspartoacylase family protein — protein sequence MLVSDISIGGSVIKAGQTRQIRLEVAKLCTNTDFSLPVHVIHSKKTGPKVFVSAAVHGDELNGIEIIRRLINLKTFKVTMGTLILVPMVNVYGVLYQSRYLPDRRDLNRSFPGSPKGSLASRLAHIFLKEIVSLCEYGIDLHTGAIHRSNLPQIRANLMDKETLSLARAFGVPVLLNANIRDNSLRQAAEEFNARVLLYEAGEALRFDEVSIRAGVHGVINVLAELRMLRLRRKVKAFTPYIANKSSWVRANASGIINSLKNLGDQVDKGTPLATIGSPLGEIIDVVKATQAGIIIGKQNIPLVQEGEAMFHIAFFTASDGDVAEDIEMMQEELQTESSVLE from the coding sequence ATGTTAGTATCAGATATTAGTATCGGTGGCTCTGTGATCAAGGCTGGGCAAACCAGACAAATTCGTCTGGAGGTTGCAAAGCTATGTACCAATACAGACTTTTCACTACCTGTACATGTTATACACAGTAAAAAAACTGGTCCAAAAGTCTTTGTATCGGCAGCCGTTCATGGCGATGAGCTGAACGGTATTGAGATTATTCGTCGCCTAATAAATTTGAAGACATTTAAAGTTACTATGGGTACCTTGATTCTTGTACCAATGGTTAATGTCTATGGAGTGCTTTATCAAAGCCGATATCTCCCAGATCGTCGGGATTTGAACAGAAGCTTTCCCGGTTCACCAAAAGGTTCATTGGCCAGCCGGTTAGCTCATATATTCCTGAAAGAAATAGTCAGCCTCTGTGAATACGGCATAGACCTCCACACAGGCGCTATTCATCGCTCAAACTTGCCTCAGATTCGTGCCAATCTGATGGATAAAGAAACACTCTCTCTGGCCCGTGCATTCGGTGTACCCGTTTTATTGAATGCCAATATTCGTGACAATTCTCTTCGACAGGCAGCTGAAGAGTTCAATGCGCGTGTACTGCTTTATGAAGCCGGAGAAGCTTTAAGGTTTGATGAAGTCAGTATACGTGCGGGAGTTCATGGCGTTATCAATGTGTTAGCTGAGCTGAGGATGCTTAGACTGAGGCGCAAGGTAAAAGCTTTCACTCCCTATATAGCGAACAAAAGTTCGTGGGTCAGGGCTAATGCCAGCGGCATTATCAACTCTCTTAAAAATCTTGGTGATCAGGTTGATAAGGGAACTCCATTAGCCACTATTGGAAGCCCACTTGGTGAAATCATTGATGTAGTAAAAGCGACACAGGCAGGCATCATTATTGGTAAACAGAATATCCCTCTCGTTCAGGAGGGTGAGGCTATGTTTCATATCGCTTTCTTTACTGCATCCGATGGTGATGTTGCTGAAGATATAGAAATGATGCAGGAAGAGCTGCAAACTGAATCGTCCGTTTTAGAGTAA
- the ribA gene encoding GTP cyclohydrolase II, translated as MSVRYVAESRLPTPFGEFMMHGFEESGTGKEHLALSMGDVSQGGPVLARVHSECLTGDALFSMRCDCGPQLEEAMRKIAEAGRGVILYLRQEGRGIGLLNKVRAYQLQDTGLDTVEANEELGFAADLRKYDMCKTMLDHLGVTQLLLMTNNPKKVEALTRQGIDIVHRQPHQTGQNPHNEKYLTTKVWKLGHLYDTA; from the coding sequence GTGTCTGTTCGTTACGTTGCAGAGTCTCGCTTGCCCACCCCTTTCGGTGAGTTCATGATGCATGGATTTGAAGAGAGTGGCACCGGCAAGGAGCATCTGGCTCTCTCCATGGGGGATGTGAGTCAGGGTGGTCCCGTTCTGGCACGGGTTCATTCAGAGTGTCTGACCGGAGATGCTCTTTTCAGCATGCGCTGTGATTGCGGCCCCCAGCTTGAGGAGGCTATGCGCAAGATTGCCGAAGCCGGACGCGGGGTTATTCTTTATCTGCGTCAGGAAGGTCGTGGCATTGGCCTGCTGAACAAAGTACGGGCTTACCAGCTTCAGGATACAGGTCTGGATACCGTAGAAGCCAATGAAGAACTGGGTTTCGCTGCTGATCTGCGCAAATACGATATGTGCAAGACCATGCTGGATCATCTGGGGGTTACACAGTTACTACTGATGACCAATAACCCTAAAAAGGTTGAAGCCTTGACCCGTCAGGGGATTGATATTGTTCATCGTCAGCCCCACCAGACCGGGCAGAATCCTCATAACGAGAAGTACCTGACCACCAAGGTCTGGAAGCTGGGACACTTGTACGATACTGCATGA
- a CDS encoding ATP-dependent zinc protease, which translates to MFKKIQKANNKPVIGCVELCDLPDLGIFGVEVRIDTGAKTSSLHVDNLISFEDEGSPWVMFDLHPNLHNVGEVLNCKAPVKDIKTIRSSNGIKEKRYVISTTLKLHDYIWPIDVTLSNRAKMTYLMLLGREGMGNFFLVDPSRKFMKNE; encoded by the coding sequence ATGTTTAAAAAAATACAAAAGGCAAACAACAAGCCTGTTATTGGCTGTGTAGAGCTATGCGATCTGCCAGACCTGGGTATTTTTGGCGTTGAAGTACGCATTGATACCGGAGCAAAAACCTCCTCCCTGCATGTGGACAACTTAATATCCTTTGAAGACGAGGGAAGCCCCTGGGTTATGTTTGACCTGCATCCAAACCTCCATAACGTGGGTGAAGTTCTAAATTGTAAAGCGCCTGTTAAAGATATCAAAACCATAAGGTCATCAAACGGAATTAAAGAAAAACGGTATGTCATTAGTACCACATTAAAATTACATGATTACATCTGGCCTATCGATGTAACACTTTCTAACCGTGCAAAGATGACATATTTGATGTTACTTGGAAGAGAAGGGATGGGTAATTTTTTTTTAGTAGACCCTTCTCGGAAATTTATGAAGAACGAATAG
- a CDS encoding ATP-binding protein, whose amino-acid sequence MKRLLLKKLLDWKQSPSRKPVLLDGARQTGKSFLLETLFGGHFEQVIRLDFLEQPGLANLFADSLKPDDIITNIEIELNISIDRQKDLIIFDEVGECLAALHSLKFFAEQCPQMYLCASGSNIGLLDSFPVGKVEWLELYPLTFEEFLLASNQPPLVKAFEQVNLGKVAHEKLFSLLIDYYFVGGMPEAVKAWFEVDKDITERTRTVQQIHASLLSGYERDFGKYSDKLSAQHIQAIFKNVPVQLSNTMDDSVKRFKFKDVLEKKSRYKELAGPINWLENCRLISKCHPIDCKPDSPLKPLAKENIFKLFLFDIGLLGHMLQINYKEHRDQKYHYKGFIAENFIQNELITLIGKPTYSWEYARSEIEFLYKTEAGDIVPVEVKSGKRTRAKSLQTYVQRYSPNTTLKLIGSTGSLDDPAARVLPLYYISKVKEILG is encoded by the coding sequence ATGAAAAGATTGTTGCTGAAAAAACTGCTTGATTGGAAGCAAAGCCCCTCAAGAAAGCCTGTTCTGCTTGATGGTGCAAGGCAAACGGGCAAATCTTTTCTCCTTGAAACACTGTTCGGTGGACACTTTGAACAAGTCATACGCCTGGATTTTCTTGAGCAGCCCGGTTTGGCGAACCTGTTTGCCGACTCTCTCAAACCAGACGATATTATCACCAATATCGAGATTGAACTGAACATCAGCATTGACAGGCAAAAGGATCTCATCATTTTTGATGAGGTTGGAGAGTGTCTGGCGGCCCTTCACTCCCTGAAGTTTTTTGCTGAACAGTGTCCTCAAATGTATCTCTGTGCATCGGGGTCAAATATTGGTCTTCTGGATTCATTTCCTGTTGGTAAGGTGGAATGGCTTGAACTCTACCCACTGACATTTGAGGAATTCCTCCTGGCCTCCAATCAACCGCCTCTGGTTAAAGCTTTTGAACAAGTGAATCTGGGTAAGGTAGCTCATGAAAAGCTCTTCAGTTTGCTTATTGACTATTACTTTGTTGGAGGGATGCCAGAAGCAGTAAAGGCCTGGTTTGAGGTTGATAAAGACATCACTGAAAGAACCCGGACAGTCCAACAAATACATGCTTCACTTCTCTCGGGCTATGAGCGTGATTTCGGAAAATACTCCGATAAACTTTCTGCACAACATATACAGGCAATCTTTAAAAATGTGCCAGTTCAGTTATCGAATACCATGGACGACTCGGTTAAACGGTTTAAGTTCAAAGACGTTTTAGAGAAAAAAAGTCGCTACAAAGAGCTGGCGGGCCCCATTAACTGGCTGGAAAATTGCCGACTGATATCCAAGTGTCACCCCATAGACTGCAAGCCTGACTCCCCCCTTAAACCACTGGCCAAAGAAAATATCTTCAAACTGTTTTTATTCGATATTGGCTTACTGGGACACATGCTGCAGATCAACTACAAGGAGCATCGGGATCAGAAGTATCACTACAAGGGTTTTATCGCAGAAAACTTCATACAAAACGAACTCATCACCCTGATCGGCAAGCCAACCTATTCATGGGAATACGCCAGAAGTGAAATCGAATTTCTGTATAAAACCGAAGCAGGTGACATAGTACCTGTAGAAGTAAAAAGTGGCAAAAGGACTCGAGCCAAATCGCTGCAAACTTATGTCCAGCGATATAGCCCAAATACAACACTCAAGCTGATTGGTTCAACAGGCTCACTGGATGACCCTGCTGCCAGGGTCCTGCCTTTGTATTACATTTCTAAAGTCAAAGAGATTCTGGGGTAA
- a CDS encoding exodeoxyribonuclease VII small subunit, whose amino-acid sequence MPEKKQGFAFEQSLTELDTLVQQMESGDMSLEESLKAFEKGVKLTRECQKALTEAEQRVQQLLENQGQPETRPFDPTEGQ is encoded by the coding sequence ATGCCGGAAAAAAAGCAGGGCTTCGCCTTTGAGCAGTCGCTCACAGAACTGGATACACTGGTCCAGCAAATGGAATCCGGTGATATGTCGCTGGAAGAGTCACTGAAGGCCTTTGAAAAAGGGGTAAAGCTGACACGTGAATGTCAGAAAGCCCTGACTGAAGCAGAACAGAGAGTCCAGCAGCTTCTGGAAAATCAGGGTCAGCCGGAAACCCGCCCGTTCGATCCGACAGAAGGCCAATAA
- the rimK gene encoding 30S ribosomal protein S6--L-glutamate ligase, with product MKIAVLSRNPKLYSTRRLKEAGEERGHEVDIIDTLRCYMDVTRSRPTVRCDGESLPYYDAVIPRIGASITFYGTAIVRQFEMMGTFCVNESVAITRSRDKLRSLQLLSRKDIGLPRTGFACKPENVKDLIKNVGGAPLVIKLLEGTQGIGVVLAENQKAAEAIIEAFFGLKANILVQEFIKEAGGADLRCFVIGSKVVAAIKRQGADGEFRSNLHRGGTATLVRLSKEERATAVNAAKAMGLNVCGVDLLQSDNGPVVMEVNSSPGLRGIETATGKNVAGMIYEFIESKATKSTRTRGKG from the coding sequence ATGAAAATTGCAGTACTGTCTCGCAACCCCAAATTGTACTCTACTCGTCGTTTAAAAGAAGCCGGCGAAGAAAGAGGACATGAAGTTGATATTATTGACACTCTCCGATGTTATATGGATGTAACACGCAGTCGCCCAACTGTTCGCTGTGATGGCGAGTCTCTTCCATACTACGACGCAGTAATACCAAGAATTGGAGCTTCTATTACATTTTATGGCACTGCCATCGTCAGGCAATTTGAAATGATGGGCACATTCTGTGTGAATGAATCTGTTGCCATTACTCGCTCTCGCGACAAATTACGTTCTCTACAATTGTTGTCACGAAAAGATATTGGATTACCGAGAACAGGCTTTGCCTGTAAACCCGAGAATGTAAAGGACCTCATCAAAAACGTAGGTGGAGCCCCACTGGTAATAAAATTACTGGAAGGTACTCAGGGTATCGGCGTAGTTCTCGCAGAGAATCAGAAAGCAGCAGAAGCGATAATTGAGGCTTTTTTTGGGCTGAAAGCTAATATTCTAGTTCAGGAGTTTATTAAAGAAGCAGGAGGTGCAGATCTCCGTTGCTTTGTGATCGGCAGCAAAGTCGTAGCCGCTATAAAACGACAGGGAGCAGATGGAGAATTTCGCTCAAACCTTCATCGCGGTGGAACAGCTACGCTTGTCCGCTTGTCAAAAGAGGAGCGAGCGACTGCAGTTAATGCCGCAAAAGCAATGGGGCTGAATGTCTGCGGTGTCGACCTTTTACAATCTGATAACGGGCCAGTAGTTATGGAAGTTAACTCCTCTCCGGGACTGCGCGGTATTGAAACAGCAACAGGAAAAAATGTTGCTGGCATGATCTACGAATTTATTGAAAGCAAAGCAACTAAATCAACCCGAACCCGTGGAAAAGGCTGA
- the ispA gene encoding (2E,6E)-farnesyl diphosphate synthase — protein sequence MTLLEYIKGCQSRVDEQLKNHLPGISQVSERLVEAMSYSVFNGGKRVRPILVYAASEALGGEQTQADPAACAVELIHAYSLVHDDLPAMDDDDLRRGKPTCHKAFDEATAILAGDALQTLAFEVLASNSHELPAPVRLQLVGELARASGHGGMCGGQSMDLNSVGSPLNQEQLQLMHSHKTGALIRASVVMGAISSGKVEREQLTHLIRYADAIGLAFQVQDDILDVTVDTKLLGKQQGADLALDKPTYVSLMGLDGARELASSLCQQAIHSLESFGGRAKILRQMAEYVIQRSH from the coding sequence ATGACTCTGCTGGAATACATCAAGGGTTGTCAAAGCCGCGTTGATGAGCAGCTCAAAAATCATCTTCCCGGAATCAGTCAGGTCAGCGAAAGACTGGTTGAGGCTATGTCCTACTCCGTTTTTAACGGCGGCAAACGTGTTCGACCGATCCTGGTTTATGCCGCCTCTGAAGCCCTGGGCGGCGAGCAGACTCAGGCAGACCCTGCTGCCTGCGCTGTAGAGCTGATCCACGCGTACTCCCTGGTGCATGATGATCTTCCAGCGATGGATGACGATGACCTTCGAAGAGGCAAACCCACCTGCCACAAAGCTTTTGATGAAGCCACCGCCATTCTGGCCGGTGACGCTTTGCAAACCCTGGCTTTTGAAGTACTGGCTAGCAACAGTCATGAATTACCCGCGCCTGTCCGTCTGCAACTGGTCGGGGAGCTGGCCCGTGCTTCTGGCCATGGGGGTATGTGCGGTGGCCAATCCATGGACCTCAACTCGGTAGGCAGTCCTCTGAATCAGGAACAGCTGCAGTTAATGCACAGCCACAAAACCGGGGCGCTGATTCGCGCCAGTGTTGTCATGGGCGCCATCTCAAGCGGTAAAGTCGAAAGGGAACAACTGACCCACCTTATTCGTTATGCGGACGCTATTGGTCTGGCTTTTCAGGTTCAGGATGACATTCTTGACGTCACTGTCGACACCAAATTGCTGGGCAAACAACAGGGGGCAGACCTGGCTCTCGACAAGCCCACCTACGTATCGCTCATGGGACTGGATGGAGCCAGGGAACTCGCCAGCTCCCTTTGTCAGCAGGCGATTCACTCCCTTGAAAGCTTCGGGGGTCGAGCCAAAATCCTCAGACAAATGGCAGAGTATGTCATCCAGAGATCTCATTGA